AATTGGAATTTTTTAATCCGGCGGGTAGTGTAAAAGATCGCACGGCTCTCGCTATGGTTGAGGCAGCAGAAAAAAGTGGGCAACTCAAACCCGGTATGACCATTGTGGAACCGACCAGTGGCAATACGGGTATTGGCCTTGCCATGGTGGCGGCGATTAAAAATTATCGGTTGATCATTACCATGCCCGAAGGCGTCAGCGACGAGCGCACCCGATTGCTCAAAGCTTATGGTGCCGAGGTTGTGCTAACACCCACCCGCGAGGGGATGCGCGGTGCGATTGAAAAAGCGTGGACGCTTAAGGACAAGAACTGTTTTATTCCAATGCAGTTTGAAAACCCCGCCAATCCCGAGATTCACCGGCATACCACCGCCCGCGAGATGATTTCACAACTTGATGGTGTTCCCGATGCTTTTGTCGCAGGTGTGGGAACAGGTGGCACTGTGACCGGTGTGGGGGAGGTCTTTAAGCAGGTGCGATCAGATGTCGTGATCGTCGGCGTAGAGCCAGGGGATTCTGCGGTGTTATCGGGTGGAGAGCCTGGTCCTACTGAGATCGATGGTCTGGGCGCAGGCATGATTCCAG
The window above is part of the Gemmatimonadota bacterium genome. Proteins encoded here:
- the cysK gene encoding cysteine synthase A translates to MDGAKTGHTVLDLVGNTPMVKLNSIGPANGAQLWAKLEFFNPAGSVKDRTALAMVEAAEKSGQLKPGMTIVEPTSGNTGIGLAMVAAIKNYRLIITMPEGVSDERTRLLKAYGAEVVLTPTREGMRGAIEKAWTLKDKNCFIPMQFENPANPEIHRHTTAREMISQLDGVPDAFVAGVGTGGTVTGVGEVFKQVRSDVVIVGVEPGDSAVLSGGEPGPTEIDGLGAGMIPDVLNTEILDRVIAVSNSDARKMSKRLAREEGLLVGISSGAAAHAAVVVASGMRPQQTVATVLCDTGERYLGTFLFG